One region of Luteolibacter yonseiensis genomic DNA includes:
- a CDS encoding glycosyltransferase family 4 protein: MSLPSHMRWFTCTPVEFGGGPDFFARDSGLMCRGLQSVGCDARAVMPGTRRPEDEADLIRTEFPNLESPAWWRSHELDGVVLYAWGSPRFRKVAAAIRQAGVYLVLNQDNGGLISPLAGLRGWLHEQWILSGVRYQPVGAFTFLKRVLKGITVGMLVTDPGRAAHLKQGDVIACVSPEAARHYKRLCRIYGGPALARRVRVIPHPVEPLFHYDGSPRKVRQIVCVGRWPDRLQKRPELMMAVFDHLLAEDSLVNVQIIGFPTPRLMAWLTGLPPGMRSRVRLRGPLDRSELSAVLRESMVFYSPSAFESFGIAAGEALCSGCSVVSGRSPSMSSFGWFVSEASGTQADTDDVRGHAAALMTELGHWDSGGRDTVGISKTWATALHAGNVAAKVLELPDTVP, encoded by the coding sequence GTGAGCCTTCCATCACACATGCGCTGGTTCACCTGCACTCCTGTTGAATTCGGAGGTGGTCCGGATTTTTTCGCCCGTGACAGCGGGCTCATGTGCCGGGGGCTCCAGTCGGTCGGCTGCGATGCGAGAGCCGTAATGCCTGGAACCCGCCGGCCGGAGGACGAGGCGGACCTGATCCGGACGGAATTCCCCAACCTCGAGTCTCCCGCCTGGTGGCGGAGCCATGAACTGGACGGTGTCGTCCTCTATGCGTGGGGCAGCCCGCGTTTCCGGAAGGTGGCTGCGGCGATCCGCCAAGCGGGAGTCTATCTGGTGTTGAATCAGGACAACGGCGGACTCATCAGCCCGCTGGCCGGCCTGCGCGGCTGGCTCCATGAACAGTGGATCTTGTCAGGAGTCCGTTATCAACCCGTCGGAGCTTTCACTTTCCTCAAAAGGGTCCTGAAAGGGATCACGGTGGGAATGCTGGTGACGGATCCCGGGCGGGCCGCCCACCTGAAGCAGGGAGATGTCATCGCGTGCGTGTCGCCCGAAGCGGCACGCCACTACAAGAGATTGTGCCGGATCTATGGGGGGCCGGCTCTGGCGCGCCGTGTCAGGGTGATTCCCCACCCTGTCGAGCCGCTCTTTCATTATGATGGCTCCCCGCGAAAGGTCCGGCAGATCGTGTGTGTCGGCCGATGGCCGGATCGCCTGCAGAAGCGTCCGGAACTCATGATGGCAGTTTTCGATCACCTGCTCGCGGAAGATTCCCTTGTGAACGTCCAGATCATCGGGTTTCCAACTCCGCGACTGATGGCCTGGCTGACCGGACTCCCTCCCGGAATGCGAAGCCGTGTCAGGCTGCGAGGACCGTTGGACCGGTCCGAACTTTCGGCAGTCCTGCGGGAATCGATGGTTTTTTACAGTCCGTCCGCTTTCGAAAGCTTCGGCATCGCCGCCGGCGAGGCCTTGTGCTCCGGGTGTTCGGTCGTCTCCGGGCGGTCACCGTCCATGTCCAGCTTCGGGTGGTTCGTTTCCGAGGCATCCGGCACGCAGGCGGACACGGATGATGTCCGCGGCCACGCCGCCGCCCTCATGACGGAACTGGGACATTGGGACTCGGGCGGCCGCGACACGGTCGGGATCTCCAAAACATGGGCAACAGCATTGCACGCCGGCAATGTGGCCGCCAAGGTGCTCGAACTGCCGGACACCGTGCCGTAA
- a CDS encoding class I SAM-dependent methyltransferase, producing the protein MPLQLTHPTSAPHPKAQSMLPAIGGFPTSDLPLFLAGYSELCRVDLSGKRALEICGGFGKLAAGLAEAYPQAEVTGLDLYAASGPEIEERMQRLPGLSYVAGDAFDLSGYGDESLDLVWGQAALHHLAHNATGLAASVRRVLKPGGRLVFIFEPMGHNLPVAAIRAVRMAKHELEDESNLYLSQFERMAAGFSSCEVQMFNLLGYPMKAVSDRFEWLSKTVQSMDALLFRRFPKLLRYGANCNVIFTK; encoded by the coding sequence ATGCCCCTCCAGCTCACCCATCCGACATCCGCGCCCCACCCGAAGGCGCAGTCCATGCTGCCTGCGATAGGAGGCTTCCCCACCTCGGATCTACCGCTTTTCCTCGCGGGCTACAGCGAACTCTGCCGCGTCGACCTCAGCGGAAAACGGGCTTTGGAAATCTGCGGCGGTTTTGGAAAACTCGCAGCCGGGCTGGCGGAAGCCTACCCGCAGGCGGAGGTGACCGGCCTTGATTTATACGCCGCATCCGGTCCCGAAATCGAGGAGCGCATGCAGCGGCTGCCGGGATTGTCCTACGTGGCGGGCGATGCCTTCGACCTCTCGGGATATGGAGACGAATCACTCGATCTGGTCTGGGGACAGGCCGCTCTCCATCACCTCGCCCACAACGCGACAGGCCTGGCGGCAAGCGTGCGTCGTGTGTTGAAACCCGGAGGACGCCTGGTCTTCATTTTCGAACCGATGGGACACAACCTGCCGGTCGCGGCCATCCGGGCGGTGCGCATGGCCAAGCATGAACTCGAAGATGAGAGCAATCTGTATCTTTCACAATTCGAGCGGATGGCCGCGGGCTTCTCATCCTGCGAGGTCCAGATGTTCAACCTCCTCGGCTACCCGATGAAGGCGGTTTCGGATCGCTTCGAATGGTTGTCCAAAACGGTCCAATCCATGGATGCCCTTCTCTTCCGCCGTTTTCCCAAGCTTCTCCGCTACGGAGCGAACTGTAATGTGATCTTCACGAAGTAG
- a CDS encoding O-antigen ligase family protein translates to MPALSAIFLVLAFVLSVTVGSQTKPWTWGVGLLPLGVAASAALPVFWRKGRFSADFGLLALGALAAGWFAWRALTSPVTELGQADLLLLAVVMGVFVSLRAIEGNELAEKILVWGIALLLLANVVVMGRQMIDPSFTPVFRSRSNSAITGFLTHYSESANYLIASTLLVGAAALFGRHSMVTRIVWLLIAAAGLAFIGTSPSRGGILGAAVGGGVFAMAALMVGKRRQARWFPYALVAIPVVGLVIGAFLMMGWQNAQDMRGIEPGMEMVLDNSSRLYFLGMALSCIGLHPLAGGGSRSFSWECFRFGDGKAQGDIITHKPELVHNELVQAATDYGLIGAGLLTALLGALVIVAMIRILLSDSDRTSNTGDAWRLGGLAALAGMFTQSCFSFVFHLLPGILLLGICLGMISRTPPKDVRGPRLIGSKALLSLAAVGCVLLLIPFGWKGSRVTAALWPVYFSKTPLTTEESRIDALTEALRIWPQPSLFKERAFSYQQSAVSSEGADFELATTKAIENYEQTEQLHPYDPNPVVNRANLLSLLKKDTEAEAAYNRAIRLQGGMEPCFHARFSFAKHLMTKALRQFDATDPSAALVTMESSAQQMEESLKQMHWETPDMGGPRVYIHENLGSAREANGDYKGAMAAYDFASTLVNGGRVHYRAGLLYGKMADSAWSSRRPGEALGFFMEAKKRILQARQSLPTHVTPEQRAEYLSYLDKSISYLQGAKVVPVPPAN, encoded by the coding sequence ATGCCCGCCCTCTCAGCCATATTCCTCGTCCTCGCGTTCGTTCTTTCCGTAACGGTGGGGTCGCAGACCAAGCCTTGGACATGGGGGGTGGGGTTGCTTCCGCTGGGAGTCGCGGCGTCCGCGGCACTCCCCGTATTCTGGCGGAAGGGCCGGTTTTCCGCGGACTTCGGACTATTGGCACTTGGCGCGCTCGCGGCGGGCTGGTTCGCGTGGCGGGCGCTGACTTCGCCGGTGACGGAACTCGGCCAGGCGGATCTGCTGTTGCTTGCGGTGGTGATGGGAGTGTTCGTGAGCCTGAGGGCCATCGAAGGTAACGAATTGGCTGAGAAAATCCTCGTTTGGGGAATCGCCCTGCTGCTGCTGGCCAATGTGGTGGTGATGGGCAGGCAGATGATCGACCCCTCGTTCACTCCGGTTTTCCGTTCACGCAGTAATTCGGCGATAACCGGCTTCCTAACCCACTACAGTGAATCCGCGAACTATCTCATCGCTTCGACGCTGTTGGTTGGAGCAGCCGCCTTGTTCGGCAGGCACTCGATGGTCACGCGGATCGTGTGGCTGTTGATCGCGGCCGCGGGGTTGGCGTTTATCGGGACAAGTCCGTCGCGGGGTGGCATCCTTGGAGCCGCCGTGGGCGGAGGAGTCTTCGCGATGGCCGCGCTGATGGTTGGAAAACGGCGGCAGGCGCGCTGGTTCCCCTACGCATTGGTGGCCATCCCCGTCGTCGGACTGGTTATCGGCGCGTTCCTCATGATGGGCTGGCAGAACGCCCAAGACATGCGCGGCATCGAGCCGGGCATGGAAATGGTTTTGGACAACAGCTCCCGTCTCTATTTCCTCGGGATGGCCCTGTCGTGCATCGGACTGCATCCGCTCGCAGGCGGTGGAAGCCGGAGTTTCAGTTGGGAATGTTTCCGGTTCGGAGATGGAAAGGCGCAGGGTGACATCATCACCCACAAGCCGGAACTGGTGCATAACGAACTGGTGCAGGCGGCCACGGACTACGGCCTTATCGGAGCCGGATTGCTGACCGCCTTGCTCGGTGCGTTGGTGATCGTCGCCATGATCAGGATCCTGCTGTCCGATTCCGACCGCACGTCCAACACCGGGGATGCATGGAGGCTGGGTGGATTGGCGGCACTCGCCGGCATGTTCACCCAATCCTGCTTCAGCTTCGTGTTCCATCTCCTGCCCGGCATCCTGTTGCTCGGAATATGCCTCGGCATGATTTCCAGGACTCCGCCGAAGGATGTCCGTGGGCCCCGGCTCATCGGATCAAAGGCGCTCCTCTCTCTCGCGGCCGTCGGATGCGTGCTCCTTCTGATTCCCTTCGGCTGGAAGGGGAGTCGTGTGACGGCGGCCTTGTGGCCCGTTTATTTCAGCAAGACGCCGCTCACCACGGAGGAGTCGCGCATTGATGCGCTTACGGAAGCCCTCCGCATCTGGCCCCAGCCTTCACTCTTCAAGGAGCGGGCATTCAGCTATCAGCAATCCGCGGTTTCCAGCGAAGGCGCCGATTTCGAACTGGCGACCACCAAGGCGATCGAGAACTACGAACAAACGGAACAGCTCCATCCTTACGATCCCAATCCGGTCGTCAACCGTGCGAATCTTCTCAGTTTGCTCAAAAAAGACACGGAAGCCGAAGCAGCCTACAACCGGGCGATCCGATTGCAGGGTGGGATGGAACCGTGTTTCCACGCCCGCTTCTCATTTGCCAAACATCTCATGACCAAAGCGCTCCGCCAGTTTGACGCAACAGACCCGTCGGCGGCCCTGGTCACGATGGAGTCCTCGGCACAACAGATGGAGGAATCCCTCAAACAAATGCACTGGGAGACGCCGGACATGGGAGGCCCCCGGGTTTACATCCATGAAAATCTCGGTTCGGCCCGCGAGGCGAACGGGGATTACAAGGGAGCCATGGCTGCCTATGACTTCGCCTCGACACTCGTCAATGGAGGCCGGGTCCACTACCGTGCGGGCCTCCTCTATGGCAAAATGGCGGATTCCGCCTGGTCTTCCCGCCGTCCGGGAGAGGCGCTCGGATTTTTCATGGAGGCGAAAAAACGCATCCTTCAAGCCAGGCAGTCACTTCCGACCCATGTGACTCCCGAACAACGGGCGGAATACCTCAGTTACCTGGACAAATCGATTTCCTATCTCCAAGGCGCGAAGGTCGTTCCGGTTCCTCCCGCGAACTGA
- a CDS encoding glycosyltransferase family 2 protein — MTRSRFPAEASIHFMNDTPLVTIVMPCLNEEETLATCIRKALQGIDAAGIRGEVLIADNGSSDRSPEIALEEGARIISVSRKGYGSALRAGIEAAGGKWILMGDADDSYDFSNITPFIEKLKEGDDLVMGCRMPRGGGRIAKGAMPWKHRWIGNPVLTFIGRLFFKCPANDFHCGLRAFTREGYRVMNLQTIGMEFASEMVIKATLAGLKISEVPITLHPDGRSRAPHLRSWRDGWRHLRFMLLFSPRWLFLMPGIGITGVGSVGLGTLAFGQMIFGKAVLDVGTMMVCSMFLLVGTQLLWLAVFTREFAVSQGFLPPNRRLRRVLDAISLEWGLVLGILMGSGGMLLLGLAFLEWQHAGFQGLSYSANMRRIIPASTLIILGIQFLFGSFSLGVLGLKTERRD; from the coding sequence GTGACACGGTCACGATTCCCGGCTGAAGCATCAATCCATTTCATGAACGACACCCCATTGGTCACCATTGTCATGCCATGCCTCAACGAGGAGGAGACCTTGGCGACATGCATCAGGAAAGCGCTGCAGGGCATTGATGCCGCCGGTATCCGGGGAGAAGTCCTCATCGCCGACAATGGCAGCTCCGATAGGTCGCCTGAGATCGCCCTGGAGGAAGGCGCGCGCATCATTTCCGTCTCCAGAAAAGGATATGGCAGCGCTCTGCGCGCGGGGATCGAAGCCGCGGGCGGTAAATGGATCCTGATGGGAGATGCGGATGACAGTTACGATTTTTCCAACATCACCCCGTTCATCGAGAAGCTCAAGGAGGGCGACGACCTCGTCATGGGATGTCGCATGCCCCGTGGAGGAGGCAGGATCGCGAAGGGGGCGATGCCGTGGAAACACCGGTGGATCGGCAATCCCGTGCTGACCTTCATCGGCCGGCTCTTCTTCAAATGCCCCGCCAACGACTTCCATTGCGGATTGAGAGCCTTCACCCGCGAAGGCTACCGCGTGATGAACCTCCAGACGATCGGAATGGAGTTCGCCTCGGAAATGGTGATCAAGGCGACCCTGGCCGGACTGAAGATCTCGGAGGTGCCCATCACGCTCCACCCGGACGGAAGATCCAGGGCACCCCACCTGCGGAGCTGGCGGGACGGATGGCGCCACCTGAGGTTCATGCTGCTGTTCAGTCCGCGCTGGCTTTTCCTCATGCCCGGCATCGGCATCACCGGAGTGGGTTCCGTCGGACTTGGCACCCTCGCATTCGGACAGATGATCTTTGGCAAGGCCGTGCTCGACGTCGGCACGATGATGGTGTGCTCCATGTTCCTGCTCGTGGGAACCCAACTGCTCTGGCTGGCGGTCTTCACCCGGGAATTCGCCGTCTCGCAAGGATTCCTACCTCCCAACAGGAGACTCCGCAGGGTCCTTGACGCCATCTCGCTCGAATGGGGGCTGGTCCTGGGAATCCTGATGGGATCCGGCGGCATGCTGCTGCTCGGACTGGCCTTTCTCGAGTGGCAGCACGCCGGGTTCCAAGGACTCTCCTACAGCGCGAACATGCGGCGCATCATCCCGGCATCCACCCTGATTATACTTGGCATCCAATTCCTGTTCGGCAGTTTTTCGCTCGGTGTTCTCGGACTGAAAACCGAGCGGCGCGACTGA
- a CDS encoding VanZ family protein translates to MRRLTLFGMPVLLLAALFFLWQFRFERVPGYPTLQLRDLKLGPQLPPGAAWTGTETSPVLRLSAAPGVGQVVLKPDIPQIPAVDHIHVTLRTSSQNLEPGAEKWEDGRGIIEWSSPISGEVENDPIFSLTGTSTGKSIEQVMRPEKSPATPALRFENLGSSGFYEISQLEITVVRERWLWKIGRWFLISSCFAWALAWCRCGGRVGLLRASAAAFIWLFMFLYFVVPGPWKSLHPLAAPFQMGERIVPARTETASRVAADQMNVPPAVLPSAGKIPHKGDLTLLVKVYAAKARPLLHIILLFTPTLLIACLAGRSPAMSLGVILSVSIEAAQVCFGYGFDRVDVFDLLCDATGIALGLAAVRHPWLRERLRWSSEKPCRSVAVE, encoded by the coding sequence ATGCGCCGCCTCACTCTCTTCGGTATGCCGGTTTTGTTGCTGGCGGCGCTTTTTTTCCTCTGGCAGTTTCGTTTCGAACGGGTTCCCGGGTATCCCACCCTCCAACTCCGCGATTTGAAGCTGGGACCGCAGCTCCCACCCGGAGCTGCATGGACCGGAACCGAAACGAGCCCGGTTCTCAGGCTTTCCGCCGCGCCCGGCGTCGGGCAGGTGGTGCTCAAACCGGATATTCCGCAAATCCCGGCGGTGGATCACATTCATGTGACCCTCCGGACCTCTTCCCAGAACCTCGAACCCGGGGCTGAAAAATGGGAGGACGGGCGCGGGATCATCGAGTGGTCGTCACCCATTTCCGGAGAAGTGGAGAATGATCCGATTTTTTCACTGACGGGCACCTCCACCGGAAAATCCATCGAACAGGTTATGCGGCCGGAGAAATCACCGGCCACACCAGCCTTGCGATTTGAGAATCTGGGGAGCAGTGGTTTTTATGAAATCTCCCAACTGGAAATCACCGTGGTGCGGGAGCGCTGGCTTTGGAAGATCGGGCGCTGGTTCCTGATTTCCAGTTGCTTCGCCTGGGCCCTCGCATGGTGCCGATGTGGCGGGAGGGTCGGACTCCTGCGGGCGTCCGCCGCGGCTTTCATCTGGTTGTTCATGTTCCTCTATTTCGTGGTGCCGGGGCCGTGGAAGTCATTGCATCCGCTGGCCGCTCCGTTCCAAATGGGGGAGCGGATCGTTCCGGCACGGACGGAAACCGCATCCCGGGTGGCGGCGGATCAGATGAATGTTCCACCCGCAGTTTTACCATCCGCCGGAAAAATCCCCCACAAGGGGGATCTCACCCTCCTGGTCAAGGTATATGCGGCGAAAGCCCGGCCGTTGCTGCACATCATCCTCTTGTTCACTCCCACGCTCCTGATCGCTTGTTTGGCCGGAAGATCACCCGCGATGTCGCTGGGCGTCATCCTGTCCGTCAGTATCGAAGCCGCACAGGTCTGCTTCGGCTACGGCTTCGACAGGGTGGATGTCTTCGATCTCCTCTGTGATGCCACGGGCATCGCGCTCGGCCTCGCCGCCGTCCGTCATCCCTGGCTGAGGGAGCGTCTGCGCTGGAGCAGCGAGAAGCCGTGCCGCAGCGTCGCGGTGGAGTGA
- a CDS encoding O-methyltransferase, with protein MTSHLKSLIRQLFYRSGTFQNLVGFFSVLSGRTRGMGISHLASYRENDAIGPLQRDEAIALFGIIRSLRPKVVVEFGFFHGHSAFNFLQALSGDARLFSYDIDPESIRRAKSEFGFDRRFTFIAKSQTEFDAADVGRREIDFVFFDAAHELDLNQETFRRIAPHLAPEGMMAVHDTGLWPREYFESIHHEFERGMPGEWVTENLYAHQPGERRFIDWILSEYPEFSAIHFHSTATLRHGFSLLQRRRSLSQG; from the coding sequence ATGACCTCTCATTTGAAATCCCTTATCCGCCAGTTGTTCTACCGCTCCGGAACCTTCCAGAACTTGGTTGGCTTCTTTTCGGTATTGTCCGGCCGCACTCGCGGAATGGGAATCTCCCATCTCGCGTCCTACCGGGAAAATGACGCCATCGGCCCGCTGCAGAGGGATGAGGCGATCGCCCTCTTCGGGATCATCCGCAGCCTGCGGCCGAAGGTGGTGGTGGAGTTCGGTTTTTTCCATGGCCACAGCGCCTTCAATTTTCTCCAGGCGCTTTCCGGCGATGCGCGTTTGTTCAGCTATGACATCGACCCGGAATCCATCAGACGCGCGAAGTCGGAATTCGGTTTCGATCGCAGGTTCACCTTCATTGCCAAATCCCAGACGGAATTCGATGCGGCGGATGTCGGTCGGCGGGAAATCGACTTCGTGTTTTTCGATGCCGCGCACGAATTGGACCTGAACCAGGAGACGTTCCGCAGGATCGCGCCTCATCTCGCACCGGAAGGAATGATGGCGGTGCACGACACGGGACTGTGGCCGCGGGAATATTTCGAAAGCATCCACCACGAGTTCGAGCGCGGCATGCCCGGGGAATGGGTGACGGAAAACCTCTACGCGCACCAACCCGGCGAGCGACGGTTCATTGATTGGATCTTGTCGGAATACCCGGAATTCTCCGCGATCCACTTTCACTCCACCGCGACGCTGCGGCACGGCTTCTCGCTGCTCCAGCGCAGACGCTCCCTCAGCCAGGGATGA
- a CDS encoding sugar transferase — translation MAISRKDSFTIQALQLSDALLVWLAFWLGGIARVWLGWANDDEAVLQSMNWALYIAVPFTPLVIERFGFYDHLRHKGTSTALWQLIRGLLVIALIMGLFVVFAQIAGTRRLVLGLGLSLSFLLLIVRDRVTHVWLKKRIASDYNKERIVLAGSGDEMTELLAELDPEITSSWKVVDHFDLGKRDVLELFALLKEQSVSRVVFSAKNTEFEKVARAVEACELQGVEAWIAASFIRTQIARPVFDAIGNKPMLVLRSTPELSWELLCKEVFDRVGAAMILAACSGFWLFAMLGIMLKSPGAPVFFPQMRAGRYGKPFRMWKFRTMVPDADKMLDQIKADHGNQMEGPVFKLQNDPRIFPFGAFLRKYSIDELPQLVNVLKGDMSLVGPRPLPIYEVDAFGDISHRRRLSVKPGITCEWQAGGRNTITSFEEWVAMDLRYIDNWSLWLDIKILLRTIPAVFFGKGAA, via the coding sequence ATGGCTATCAGCCGCAAAGATTCGTTCACCATCCAGGCCTTGCAGCTCTCGGACGCCCTGTTGGTTTGGCTGGCATTCTGGCTGGGTGGAATCGCCCGGGTCTGGCTTGGTTGGGCGAACGACGATGAAGCGGTGCTGCAATCCATGAACTGGGCTCTCTACATCGCGGTCCCGTTCACTCCCCTGGTCATCGAACGGTTCGGATTTTACGACCATCTCCGGCACAAGGGTACCAGCACCGCCCTATGGCAGCTCATCCGGGGGTTGCTCGTCATCGCCCTGATCATGGGACTGTTCGTGGTTTTCGCCCAAATTGCCGGAACAAGGCGGTTGGTTCTCGGACTGGGGTTGAGCTTGTCGTTTCTCCTGCTGATCGTGCGGGACCGCGTCACCCATGTCTGGCTGAAGAAACGGATCGCAAGTGATTACAATAAAGAGCGCATCGTCCTCGCCGGATCAGGCGATGAAATGACGGAACTCCTGGCGGAACTCGATCCGGAGATCACCTCCAGTTGGAAAGTGGTCGACCATTTCGACCTCGGGAAGCGGGACGTGCTGGAGCTTTTCGCCCTGCTGAAAGAGCAATCCGTAAGCCGTGTGGTGTTTTCCGCGAAAAATACGGAATTCGAGAAAGTCGCCCGTGCCGTGGAAGCATGCGAGCTGCAGGGAGTCGAGGCGTGGATCGCGGCTTCGTTCATCCGCACCCAGATCGCCCGCCCGGTTTTTGATGCCATTGGAAACAAGCCCATGCTGGTGCTGCGTTCGACTCCCGAACTTTCGTGGGAATTGCTGTGCAAGGAGGTTTTCGACCGGGTGGGTGCGGCGATGATACTCGCAGCGTGTTCCGGATTCTGGCTCTTCGCCATGCTCGGCATCATGCTGAAAAGTCCGGGGGCTCCCGTATTTTTCCCCCAGATGCGTGCGGGACGCTACGGCAAGCCGTTCCGCATGTGGAAATTCCGGACGATGGTGCCGGATGCGGACAAGATGCTGGACCAGATCAAGGCCGACCATGGAAACCAGATGGAGGGGCCGGTTTTCAAGCTGCAGAACGACCCCCGGATCTTTCCATTTGGAGCCTTCCTGCGGAAGTACAGCATCGATGAGCTGCCACAGCTGGTCAACGTGCTCAAGGGTGACATGAGCTTGGTCGGCCCCCGCCCGCTGCCCATTTACGAGGTGGACGCGTTTGGCGACATCTCCCACCGTCGGCGGCTGAGCGTGAAACCCGGCATCACCTGCGAATGGCAGGCGGGCGGACGGAACACGATCACGAGTTTCGAAGAATGGGTGGCGATGGATCTGCGGTACATCGACAACTGGTCGCTGTGGTTGGACATCAAGATTCTGCTCAGGACCATCCCCGCCGTTTTTTTCGGCAAGGGAGCGGCCTGA
- a CDS encoding glycosyltransferase family 2 protein, whose translation MDFTIITPNLNYGRFLGDCLASVAGQEGVTLEHLVFDAGSTDESAAVAARFPHIAWIREKDEGMSDAINKGFDRARGDWVIWLNADDRFKPGALARTLAELKKSDADVVYGDYDFIDESGGFTRHMKVPRWSSFIHIYHHCYVPSTAAFYRNRTIIREGHRLRKDFRYVMDGEFYARLDSIGKKFQHIPVNIADFRMHGGNASQRHLTKERNMDTVLAAEFQHVESRAIRRVYGHTLFKDPYLEGLIDGLFSLLSRAWKVILKWT comes from the coding sequence ATGGATTTCACCATCATCACTCCGAACCTGAACTACGGCCGCTTCCTCGGGGACTGCCTCGCGAGCGTGGCGGGACAGGAAGGAGTGACGTTGGAGCATCTGGTTTTCGACGCAGGGTCAACGGATGAAAGCGCGGCGGTCGCGGCACGTTTTCCCCACATTGCCTGGATCCGGGAAAAGGACGAGGGCATGTCCGATGCGATCAACAAGGGCTTCGACCGCGCGCGGGGAGACTGGGTCATCTGGTTGAACGCTGATGACAGGTTCAAGCCCGGGGCACTCGCGCGAACGCTGGCGGAATTGAAAAAATCCGATGCGGACGTGGTGTACGGCGACTATGATTTCATTGATGAATCCGGCGGATTCACCCGCCACATGAAGGTCCCCCGCTGGTCTTCATTCATCCACATCTATCATCATTGCTATGTTCCATCCACGGCGGCCTTCTATCGGAACCGGACGATCATCCGGGAAGGGCACCGGTTGCGGAAGGATTTCCGCTATGTGATGGACGGAGAGTTTTACGCGAGGCTGGATTCCATCGGAAAAAAATTCCAACACATCCCGGTCAACATCGCGGACTTCCGCATGCATGGAGGAAACGCCTCGCAGCGCCACCTGACAAAGGAACGGAACATGGACACCGTGCTCGCGGCGGAGTTCCAGCACGTGGAGTCCCGCGCGATCCGCAGGGTTTACGGGCACACCCTTTTCAAGGATCCTTATCTGGAGGGCCTGATCGACGGACTGTTCTCCCTGCTCTCCCGCGCGTGGAAAGTGATTCTGAAATGGACATGA
- a CDS encoding glycosyltransferase, which yields MKPDSFQPRVAAVFATMNRAETALACVMALARQTTPPEWVFVADNCSTDDTVSALGSLEHLPFTLVVHSMPDNLGNAGGVRAVMELAFEGGADAVWILDDDSWPREPALEAMLEGPWDPHVVRHPLQIDPRSGKFTWPLQIRDGDGWKLVWTEAELPAGAKVPSRISWTGALLPKEVRKKVGPVNGDLFIRGEDEEYPWRIEQAGFTQEAIRGAVMDHPGPLDVVHWHFLGKSFFFERGLADWKLYYKVRNMIWLKRGQAGGPAALRMAVVYAFAAILIDGWNRIPLLRRAISDGWSGRLGKM from the coding sequence ATGAAACCGGATTCGTTCCAGCCACGTGTCGCCGCGGTTTTCGCGACCATGAACCGCGCGGAAACCGCCTTGGCCTGCGTGATGGCGCTTGCCCGCCAGACCACTCCTCCGGAGTGGGTGTTCGTCGCGGACAATTGTTCGACGGATGACACGGTAAGCGCCTTAGGCTCGTTGGAACATCTCCCGTTCACACTGGTCGTGCACTCGATGCCGGACAATCTGGGCAATGCTGGAGGCGTCCGGGCCGTGATGGAGCTCGCATTCGAGGGGGGAGCCGACGCGGTCTGGATTCTGGACGACGACTCATGGCCGCGGGAACCCGCGCTTGAGGCGATGCTGGAGGGCCCCTGGGACCCTCATGTCGTGCGGCACCCGCTTCAGATCGATCCGCGCTCGGGCAAATTCACCTGGCCCCTCCAGATCCGTGACGGCGACGGTTGGAAATTGGTGTGGACCGAGGCCGAACTGCCCGCCGGAGCAAAGGTCCCGAGCAGGATCTCATGGACGGGAGCCCTCCTGCCGAAGGAGGTCCGGAAAAAGGTGGGCCCGGTGAACGGGGATCTTTTCATCCGGGGGGAGGACGAGGAATATCCATGGAGGATCGAACAGGCGGGTTTCACGCAGGAGGCCATCCGTGGCGCGGTGATGGATCATCCGGGACCTCTGGATGTGGTTCACTGGCACTTTCTTGGAAAAAGCTTTTTCTTCGAACGGGGGCTGGCGGATTGGAAGCTCTACTACAAGGTGCGGAACATGATCTGGCTGAAGCGCGGACAGGCCGGTGGCCCGGCCGCGCTGCGCATGGCGGTGGTTTATGCCTTCGCCGCGATCCTGATCGATGGATGGAACCGCATCCCGCTGCTCCGCCGTGCGATCTCGGACGGATGGAGCGGCCGCTTGGGCAAAATGTGA